The genomic segment CGCGATCGCGAGCAGGTGGCCGAACGTCCCCTTGTGCGCGGAGGGATCGCGGCGGGGCACGAGCGCCCACAGCGACTCCGGCCCGAGCAGCGCGCCGTCGGTTCCGGCCTCCTGCGACACGCAGGCGGGCACGCCGAGCGGCACGACGTGGACCCTCCCCGACAGCTCCGCGCCGGGTTGGACGACGAGGCCGCGCTTCAGGTGCCCGAACGTCGCGGTCGCGGTCGCGCGGATCGCCCTGCCGAGCGGGCGCCCGGAGTCCGCGTCCAGGCCGGACGGGAGATCGATCGCGAGCACCTCCGCCGAGGCGTCGTTCGCGAGGTCGATGAGCGCGCCGATGGGGCCGTCCGCGGCCCGCGTCGCGCCGGTGCCGAGCAGCGCGTCGACGACGAGGTCCGCCTCGCGCAGGCTCTCCTTCGCGGCCGCGAGATCCGCTCCGCCGCGCACCTCGACGACCGTCGCGCCCATCCGCTCGAGGACGTCGAGGTAGAGGAGCGCGTCGCCCTTCACGCCGCCCCGCTCCGCCGCGAGGAAGACGTCCACAGCGTGGCCCGAGTTCAGGAGGTGGCGCGCGACGACGAAGCCGTCGCCGCCGTTGTTGCCCGGCCCGGCGAGCACCACGGCGCGCCCCTTCTCCCCGCCGAGCATCTCGAGCGCGACGCCCGCGGCGCCGCGGCCGGCGCACTCCATGAGCACCGGCCCCGGCATCCCGAGCTCCTCGATCGCGATCCTGTCGTACTCGCGCATCTGGAGGCGCGTCATGAACAGGCGATCGTCCCAGCGCTCAACCGTTGCCATGATCACCTCCCTCGAGGATCACGACCGCGACCGCGACCCCCGCCGCGTGGCTCAGGCTGAGGAGCGCGCGCGTCACGCCCCGCGCGTCGGCGAGGCTGCGCGCGGCGCCGTCGAGCCGCAGCGAGGGCGCGCCCCCGGCGTCGTTCACGACCTCCATGTCGTGCCACCTGAGCCCCTCCGGCGCCCCGAGCGCCTTGATCGCGGCCTCCTTGGCCGCCCAGCGCGCGGCGAGCCGCTCGTCGCGAACCACGCCGTTCCCCGCGTGCTCGAGCTCGCCCGCCGTGAACACCCGATCCGCGAAGAGCGCGCCGTGGCGCGCGAGGATCTCGGCGATCCGCGACACCGGACACACGTCGATTCCGAGCCCGACGATCACGTCTCCCCCATCGCCTCGCGCATCTGCCGCACGGCGGCCTCGAGCCCGACGAACACGGCGCGCGCGATGATCGAGTGGCCGATGTTCAGCTCCGCCACCTCATGGATCCCAGAGACCGGGCGCACGTTGTGGTAGTGCAGGCCGTGCCCGGCGGCCACGTCGAGCCCGAGATCCGCGGCGATCGCCGCCGCCTCCCGCAGCCTCTCGAGCTCCCGCCCGACGTGATCCCGCGGCGCGTTGCAGTACTCGCCGGTGTGCAGCTCGACGACCTCGGCGCCGGCCGCGCGGCTCGCCTCGATCTCCTTGCGGATCGGATCGACGAAAAGGCTCACCCGGATGCCGGCGCCCTTGAGCTTCGCGATGGCGCCCCCGAGCGCCACGGCGTCCCTGACGACCGCGAGGCCGCCCTCGGTCGTCCGCTCCTCGCGCTTCTCCGGCACGAGCGTGCACATGTCCGGCAGGACGCGGCAGGCGATCCCCACCATCTCGTCGGTCGCGGCCATCTCCAGGTTCAGGACCGTCGTGACGACCTTCCGCATCAGCTCGAGATCCCGGTCCACGATGTGGCGGCGATCCTCGCGGAGGTGGATCGTGATCCCCTGCGCGCCGGCCGTCTCGCAGATCGAGGCGGCCGGGATCGGATCCGGATAGGCGGCGCCTCGCGCCTGGCGCAGCGTGGCCACGTGGTCGACGTTCACGTGCAGTCTCGTCATGGCTTCATCGGCTCCGGCTTGTCCTGGAGCTCGGGCTCCGGCTCCTGCTCGTCGACGAGCTCCCGGTGCTCGTCCCACAGCTCGGTGAACTCGTGGAGGGACGGGAGGTCGGCGAGCGACTTTAGGCCGAACAGCGCGAGGAACTCCGCGGTCGTCCCGTAGATCATGGGGCGCCCCGGCTCCTCCTTCCGCCCGAGCACGCGGACGAGCCCCTTCTCGAAGAGGAACTTCAGCGTGCCGCCCGAGTCGACGCGCCGGATCTCCTCGATGTCCACCCGCGTGATCGGCTGGCGGTACGCGACGATCGCCAGCGTCTCGAGCGCCGGGCGGCTCATGCGCATCGGCTTGATCTTGATCGCCGCGCGGACGATCGGCGCGTTCTCCGGGTTCGTGTGGAACTGGAAGCCGCCCGAGACCTCGGACAGGAGGATGCCCCGCCCCTCGTACGAGGCCGTCAGCTTCTGCACGAGCTCGCGAACCCGCTTCCCGTCGAGGCACAGGACCCTGGCCAGCCGGCGGACGGAGATCGGCTCCGGGTAGGCGAAGATCAGGCTCTCGAGGCGGGAGAGGAGCACCTCCTCGGTCGCGATCGTGCGCACCTGGGCCTGGTACTCCTCGTCCTGCTCGATGTCCTGATCATCCTGCGAAACCTCGTCGAGAGGCGCAGCGGGCGCCTCCGCGACCTCGGGCTCCTTGGCGTCTTCCTGCTCCTGCTCCTTTGGCGGAGCGGGGTTCTCTTCCTCGCCCATCATGCTTCCTCTCCGTTGCTCTCCGCGATGATCTTCACGGCGTCTTCCTGGTCCGCCGCCGCGGAAATGTGGATCTCGCTCTCCGGCCCGGCCTGGTGCAGCTGCGTCAGGCCGAGCTTCGTCATCTCCAGGATCGCGAGGAACGTGATCACGACGTCGCCCCGCGCGGCGTGGCCCTCGAACAGCTCGAGGAACGGCATCCGCTTGCGCAGCCGGAGCATGTCGTAGATCTGGGCGATGCGCGCCGAGATGGAGATGCGCGTCACCGAGATCTCTCGCGAGCCGTCCCCGGCGCCGATGCGCGCGAAGACCTTCTGCAGCGCCTCCATGAGGGCGAACAGCCCCGGCGGCGCGAGATCGCGCTCCTCGGCGGCGAGCTCGACGGGCGGCGCCGTGAACGTGTCGCGCCCGGTCCGGGGCAGGGAGGCCAGCGCCTCGGCCGCGGTCTTGTACTTCTGGTACTCGAGCAGGGCGCGGACGAGCTCCTCGCGGGGGTCCGGCCCGGGCTCGCCGGCCGCGTCGTCCTCGGCGTTCGGATCGGCGGGCAGCATCATCCGCGACTTGATGTACGTCAGCTGCGCGGCCATCTCGATGAACTCGGACGCGAGATCCAGGTTCATCTCCTGCATCAGGTCCATCATCTCGAGGTACTTCTGCGTGATGAAGCCTATCGGGATGTCGAAGACGTCGAGCTCGTGCTTGCGGATCAGGTAGAGGAGCATGTCGAGCGGGCCCTCGAAGACCTGCAGGCTCACGACGTACTGACCGTCCACCGCCCTGATAGGTTGCTCGTTCACCGCCGCCCCCTCAGAAGAAGATCGACCAGAACCGCACGATCGCCCCGCCGATGAAGTACACGGGTCCGCTCAGGAGGCCTCCGGCGAAGTTGATGACGATGATGAACAGGAAGAACGCGATGAGCGAGAACCGCGCGAGCTTCTCCTGCCACGACTGCGGGAGCAGGCGGCTCCCGTCGAGCGGCGGGATCGGCAGCATGTTGAAGACCGCGAGCCCGATGTTCATGAGGAAGATCCGGCCGAGCAGGAGATCGAGCGACATCGCGCCCTTGTCCGCGAGCCCCGCGCTCGCCTCGGCCCCGCCGTGGCCGCGGCTCGCGAGGAACACCAGGATCCCGCCCGTGACGAACGCGAGCACCAGGTTCGACAGCGGCCCCGCGACCGAGGTGATTATCATACCGGTCCGCATCGTGACCGTGCGGCGGAACTTGTACGGCGACACGGGCACGGGCTTCGCCCACCCGATGAGGCCGATGCCGCCGAACACCACGGAGAAGATCGGGATCAGGATGGGGCCGAACAGGTCGATGTGCACGAGCGGGTTGAGGGTCATGCGGCCCTGGGACAAGGCCGTGTCGTCGCCGAGTTTGTGCGCGGACCAGGCGTGCGCGAACTCGTGAACGCTCAGGGAGAGGATCATCGGCACGAGAACGATGACGATGTCCCGGATCATCGTGGCGTCGAAGTTGCCCAAGCGAACGCCTCCGGCTCGGTCAGTCGAGCTTCGAGATGATCTGGAAGCGGTCGATGATGCGCGACCGCAGGCACCCCCAGACGTTGCAGATCGCCACCTGGTTCCCCTCCACGAGATCGTCGTCGAGGAAGAGGCCGACGAGCTGGGACTCGGGCGTGCAGCCGCACGGCGACACCGGCGGGAGCTCGACGCCGCACTGCGGGCAGGTGACGCGGGTCAGCTCTCCCGGCTCGAAGTCGTTGTCGCCGAACTTCGTGTCGTCCCCGTGGATCGGGCTGAGCACGACGATCCCCTTGTTGTTCCTGCCCTCGACCATGATCGAGATCCCCGGGAAGCCGTTGAAGCGCGCGCCCGACTCCGCGGTCACGAGGTTGTGGCCGTTGGGGCAGAAGACCTGGGTCACCGCGATCACACCGGAGCGCAGCCGGTTCAGTCCGTGGGGGAGGGCCTCGTTCTCGTCGACCGCGATGTCCAGCGTCGTGCCGTCATTGGCGCGGACCTTGTCTGGTGCCTTGTCGCTGCTCATCCCCGGCTCCTCCCGGCGGCCGCCCGCCGCCCCGAAACCACCCGGAATGTACACTAGAAGAACCGGTGGAACCACCGAAACGTACGCCTCTATCGCCTCTCGGATTTCCTCGAGACGACGATCTGCGGCGTCTTCTGCGTGGGGATGTCGCTCGGCAGCCGGCCGCACCCCTCCAAGGCGCGCCAGCGCTCGAGACCGGCGATCGTCTCGGCGATCTCGGCGCGCATCGACGCGGTGCTCATCCCGCGCGAGCGGAGGTCGTCGGTGACCCGCCGGATCATCTCCTCGAGCGTGAGCCGCGGCTCCACGAATCGGCCGTTCCCGTAGCAACGGCGGCAGAAGCTCCCGCTGCGCCGCGCGCGGGAGTCGGTGCCCGCCTCCTCGGGGTGGCGCACGAGCGCCGCGCAGCTCTGGCAGACGAATGTGAGAGACTCTCGAGACATAAAACGCACCTCAATTGGATGCGTCAAGTATGGCAAAGGTGGTTTTTCGGCGCAACGCGAAAATTGCCGTTTTCATGGAACGCGGTCCGGATGAGAGCGGGCGAATCAGAGAGCGACTGGTGGACACGACCCGAGATCGG from the Pseudomonadota bacterium genome contains:
- a CDS encoding NAD(P)H-hydrate epimerase encodes the protein MATVERWDDRLFMTRLQMREYDRIAIEELGMPGPVLMECAGRGAAGVALEMLGGEKGRAVVLAGPGNNGGDGFVVARHLLNSGHAVDVFLAAERGGVKGDALLYLDVLERMGATVVEVRGGADLAAAKESLREADLVVDALLGTGATRAADGPIGALIDLANDASAEVLAIDLPSGLDADSGRPLGRAIRATATATFGHLKRGLVVQPGAELSGRVHVVPLGVPACVSQEAGTDGALLGPESLWALVPRRDPSAHKGTFGHLLAIA
- a CDS encoding holo-ACP synthase; the protein is MIVGLGIDVCPVSRIAEILARHGALFADRVFTAGELEHAGNGVVRDERLAARWAAKEAAIKALGAPEGLRWHDMEVVNDAGGAPSLRLDGAARSLADARGVTRALLSLSHAAGVAVAVVILEGGDHGNG
- a CDS encoding pyridoxine 5'-phosphate synthase, giving the protein MTRLHVNVDHVATLRQARGAAYPDPIPAASICETAGAQGITIHLREDRRHIVDRDLELMRKVVTTVLNLEMAATDEMVGIACRVLPDMCTLVPEKREERTTEGGLAVVRDAVALGGAIAKLKGAGIRVSLFVDPIRKEIEASRAAGAEVVELHTGEYCNAPRDHVGRELERLREAAAIAADLGLDVAAGHGLHYHNVRPVSGIHEVAELNIGHSIIARAVFVGLEAAVRQMREAMGET
- the scpB gene encoding SMC-Scp complex subunit ScpB, whose protein sequence is MMGEEENPAPPKEQEQEDAKEPEVAEAPAAPLDEVSQDDQDIEQDEEYQAQVRTIATEEVLLSRLESLIFAYPEPISVRRLARVLCLDGKRVRELVQKLTASYEGRGILLSEVSGGFQFHTNPENAPIVRAAIKIKPMRMSRPALETLAIVAYRQPITRVDIEEIRRVDSGGTLKFLFEKGLVRVLGRKEEPGRPMIYGTTAEFLALFGLKSLADLPSLHEFTELWDEHRELVDEQEPEPELQDKPEPMKP
- a CDS encoding segregation/condensation protein A; this translates as MNEQPIRAVDGQYVVSLQVFEGPLDMLLYLIRKHELDVFDIPIGFITQKYLEMMDLMQEMNLDLASEFIEMAAQLTYIKSRMMLPADPNAEDDAAGEPGPDPREELVRALLEYQKYKTAAEALASLPRTGRDTFTAPPVELAAEERDLAPPGLFALMEALQKVFARIGAGDGSREISVTRISISARIAQIYDMLRLRKRMPFLELFEGHAARGDVVITFLAILEMTKLGLTQLHQAGPESEIHISAAADQEDAVKIIAESNGEEA
- a CDS encoding site-2 protease family protein is translated as MGNFDATMIRDIVIVLVPMILSLSVHEFAHAWSAHKLGDDTALSQGRMTLNPLVHIDLFGPILIPIFSVVFGGIGLIGWAKPVPVSPYKFRRTVTMRTGMIITSVAGPLSNLVLAFVTGGILVFLASRGHGGAEASAGLADKGAMSLDLLLGRIFLMNIGLAVFNMLPIPPLDGSRLLPQSWQEKLARFSLIAFFLFIIVINFAGGLLSGPVYFIGGAIVRFWSIFF
- a CDS encoding zinc ribbon domain-containing protein; protein product: MSRESLTFVCQSCAALVRHPEEAGTDSRARRSGSFCRRCYGNGRFVEPRLTLEEMIRRVTDDLRSRGMSTASMRAEIAETIAGLERWRALEGCGRLPSDIPTQKTPQIVVSRKSERR